Proteins from a single region of Tamandua tetradactyla isolate mTamTet1 chromosome 12, mTamTet1.pri, whole genome shotgun sequence:
- the RDH11 gene encoding retinol dehydrogenase 11 isoform X2 — translation MRKLLLSGVCTSTVQLPGKVVVVTGANTGIGKETAKELAQRGARVYLACRDVQKGELVAKEIQTKTGNRQVLVRKLDLSDTKSIRAFAKGFLAEEKQLHILINNAGVMMYPYSKTADGFEMHMGVNHLGHFLLTHLLLEKLKESAPSRVVNVSSLAHHLGRINFHNLQGEKFYNRGLAYCHSKLANILFTRELARRLKGSGVTTYSVHPGTVISELVRHSSLLRCVWWLFSPFLKTPQQGAQTSLYCALTEGLEVLSGKHFSDCHVAWVSAQARNETIARRLWDVSCDLLSIPVD, via the exons ATGCG GAAACTACTGTTGAGTGGGGTGTGTACATCAACTGTCCAGCTTCCTGGGAAAGTAGTTGTGGTCACTGGAGCCAACACAGGCATCGGGAAAGAGACTGCCAAAGAGCTGGCTCAAAGAG GAGCCCGGGTATATTTGGCTTGCCGGGATGTACAAAAGGGGGAGTTGGTGGCCAAAGAGATCCAGACCAAGACAGGGAACCGGCAGGTGTTGGTGCGGAAACTGGACCTTTCTGATACTAAATCTATTCGAGCCTTTGCTAAGGGTTTCTTAGCAG aggaaaagcagcttcACATTTTGATCAACAATGCAGGAGTGATGATGTATCCCTATTCTAAGACAGCAGATGGCTTTGAGATGCACATGGGAGTCAACCACTTGG GTCACTTCCTACTGACCCACCTGTTGCTAGAGAAGCTGAAGGAATCAGCCCCATCAAGGGTAGTGAATGTGTCTTCCTTAGCACATCACCTGGGAAGGATAAACTTCCATAACCTGCAGGGCGAGAAATTCTACAACCGTGGTTTGGCCTACTGTCACAGCAAGTTGGCCAACATTCTCTTCACTCGGGAACTGGCCCGGAGGCTAAAAG gctctGGCGTTACGACCTATTCTGTACACCCCGGCACGGTCATCTCTGAACTGGTTCGGCACTCATCCCTCCTCAGATGCGTGTGGTGGCTTTTCTCCCCCTTCTTAAAGACGCCTCAGCAAGGAGCACAGACCAGCCTGTATTGTGCCTTAACGGAAGGCCTGGAGGTTCTGAGTGGGAAGCATTTCAG TGACTGTCATGTGGCCTGGGTCTCTGCTCAGGCTCGTAATGAGACGATAGCAAGACGGCTGTGGGATGTCAGCTGTGACCTGCTCAGCATTCCAGTGGATTGA
- the RDH11 gene encoding retinol dehydrogenase 11 isoform X1: MVGLLLLLLPLPFLLYVAVPRIRKLLLSGVCTSTVQLPGKVVVVTGANTGIGKETAKELAQRGARVYLACRDVQKGELVAKEIQTKTGNRQVLVRKLDLSDTKSIRAFAKGFLAEEKQLHILINNAGVMMYPYSKTADGFEMHMGVNHLGHFLLTHLLLEKLKESAPSRVVNVSSLAHHLGRINFHNLQGEKFYNRGLAYCHSKLANILFTRELARRLKGSGVTTYSVHPGTVISELVRHSSLLRCVWWLFSPFLKTPQQGAQTSLYCALTEGLEVLSGKHFSDCHVAWVSAQARNETIARRLWDVSCDLLSIPVD, encoded by the exons ATGGTTgggctcctgctcctgctcctccctctcccctttctCCTATACGTCGCCGTGCCCCGTATCAG GAAACTACTGTTGAGTGGGGTGTGTACATCAACTGTCCAGCTTCCTGGGAAAGTAGTTGTGGTCACTGGAGCCAACACAGGCATCGGGAAAGAGACTGCCAAAGAGCTGGCTCAAAGAG GAGCCCGGGTATATTTGGCTTGCCGGGATGTACAAAAGGGGGAGTTGGTGGCCAAAGAGATCCAGACCAAGACAGGGAACCGGCAGGTGTTGGTGCGGAAACTGGACCTTTCTGATACTAAATCTATTCGAGCCTTTGCTAAGGGTTTCTTAGCAG aggaaaagcagcttcACATTTTGATCAACAATGCAGGAGTGATGATGTATCCCTATTCTAAGACAGCAGATGGCTTTGAGATGCACATGGGAGTCAACCACTTGG GTCACTTCCTACTGACCCACCTGTTGCTAGAGAAGCTGAAGGAATCAGCCCCATCAAGGGTAGTGAATGTGTCTTCCTTAGCACATCACCTGGGAAGGATAAACTTCCATAACCTGCAGGGCGAGAAATTCTACAACCGTGGTTTGGCCTACTGTCACAGCAAGTTGGCCAACATTCTCTTCACTCGGGAACTGGCCCGGAGGCTAAAAG gctctGGCGTTACGACCTATTCTGTACACCCCGGCACGGTCATCTCTGAACTGGTTCGGCACTCATCCCTCCTCAGATGCGTGTGGTGGCTTTTCTCCCCCTTCTTAAAGACGCCTCAGCAAGGAGCACAGACCAGCCTGTATTGTGCCTTAACGGAAGGCCTGGAGGTTCTGAGTGGGAAGCATTTCAG TGACTGTCATGTGGCCTGGGTCTCTGCTCAGGCTCGTAATGAGACGATAGCAAGACGGCTGTGGGATGTCAGCTGTGACCTGCTCAGCATTCCAGTGGATTGA